The following is a genomic window from Pedosphaera parvula Ellin514.
AGTGGCTGGTGAGCAGCGGACAACTGGGTAGGAAACAGGCGCAACGGTTGCGCGACTGGTATTACGCCGTCGATCCCTTTGAACTGGCCAGGCAAACGGATAAACAACTCAGACCGATCTTAAAATGAGGACGGGATGGAAGAATGAGAAATTTTTTTGCCCCTGCTGCTGCAGCAGCAGGGGCAAAAGGACCCTCCTGACGGAGGGAAAAACAATAAACACGTCGGTGTCATTTAATGTGAGGCAACGAATACCCAAATCCGGTCCAATCCCCGGTGTCATTTATCCTTGAGGCAACAGGGGCTTTTGGAATGGGGAGCGCCTCATCAAAGGCGGGAACCCTCCGCGGGAAATGGAAAGGATCAAAGCGACCGTCAGGGTGTGGATTTCACCCCGTTTCGAGTGGGGAGGCACCGGTGTAACCGACTACTCATCAGTCACATCGATGGTAGAGCAGAACTGTGGTTGGCTTGAAATATGCTATTTAGTGATGTGAGCCCAGTAATGGGCGAGCATATGAAGAGTAGTCGTACGATCCTATTAATTGAAGACAACCATAGTGATGTGGCCCTGATCCGTAATGCTTTTCTTCAACGGGGTGTGACAGATCAGCTTGAAATAGTGGCCGAAGGCAGGATGGCGAAAGATTATTTGGCCGGCCATGGCATTTATTCTGATCGTGCGGTGTACCCGTTTCCCAAGTTGGTGCTGTTGGATTTGCGTTTGCCGGATATTACAGGACTTGAGGTGCTTAAGTGGCTCCGTTCTGAACCAGGCCTGACGAAGGTGCCGGTCGTGATTCTCACGGGTTCTGAAGT
Proteins encoded in this region:
- a CDS encoding response regulator; translated protein: MKSSRTILLIEDNHSDVALIRNAFLQRGVTDQLEIVAEGRMAKDYLAGHGIYSDRAVYPFPKLVLLDLRLPDITGLEVLKWLRSEPGLTKVPVVILTGSEVRSDIDRAYQLGANSYLVKTADFEKFRALVQDLNEFVLGPQNPDAVINLGSPSPTPKTLAHD